From the Haloarcula laminariae genome, one window contains:
- a CDS encoding rolling circle replication-associated protein, whose product MSGPSLDDGKNNSREPDTAETRQSELEDHVDLTDDDQEDERYDCREIYRNMELEAEDGEIAPFRCNSWDCYCCAHRMRCNLVEELDRLIEERPELRRLLTLTLDPSTAPDAQDDQHRYLTERFNALRTEIKDRYPGMSYVWIREEGDGGNPHLHLLVDRYLPQEMLSETAQRVGLGHVVDIRRVNARNAARYLTKYLTKGALHDLPDGARRYGSSADIDLAVRGSSEDTERDWELLMDDYEVSPVDGDGPLRRGVTPSDFYRQRLNDGPVGLDPPD is encoded by the coding sequence GTGAGCGGTCCTTCACTTGACGACGGTAAGAACAACTCAAGAGAGCCAGACACTGCCGAAACCCGGCAGAGCGAGCTAGAAGACCACGTAGACCTGACCGACGACGACCAGGAGGACGAGCGCTACGACTGCCGCGAGATATACCGAAACATGGAGTTAGAGGCTGAGGACGGTGAAATCGCCCCGTTCCGGTGCAACTCATGGGATTGCTACTGCTGCGCCCACCGAATGCGCTGCAACCTCGTCGAGGAGCTCGACCGGCTCATCGAGGAGCGCCCGGAGCTCCGCCGACTGCTCACGCTGACGCTCGACCCGTCGACCGCGCCGGACGCCCAGGACGACCAGCACCGATACCTGACCGAGCGCTTTAATGCGCTCAGAACGGAGATAAAGGACCGCTACCCCGGAATGTCCTACGTGTGGATTCGCGAGGAAGGCGACGGCGGGAACCCGCACCTGCATCTCCTCGTGGACCGCTACCTACCGCAGGAAATGCTCTCTGAGACTGCCCAGCGCGTCGGTCTCGGCCACGTTGTCGATATCAGGCGAGTGAACGCCCGGAACGCCGCTCGCTACCTCACGAAGTACCTGACCAAGGGAGCGCTCCACGACCTGCCTGACGGCGCGAGACGGTACGGCAGTAGCGCCGACATCGACCTAGCTGTTCGAGGCTCCTCAGAGGACACAGAACGCGACTGGGAGCTTCTCATGGACGACTACGAGGTTTCCCCTGTGGACGGCGACGGCCCGCTACGTCGGGGCGTCACGCCGTCCGACTTCTACCGACAGCGCCTCAACGACGGCCCGGTCGGACTCGACCCGCCCGACTGA